A stretch of the Porifericola rhodea genome encodes the following:
- a CDS encoding CYTH domain-containing protein, which produces MAKEIERKFLVRELPDFVTTQYKGIPIQQAYLTEDTSGRQIRVRSKGEHYYLTVKGQGFLEREEVEIELTADQFNALWPLAAPRSIKKKRFKIPHDQHTIELDVFEDKLSGLVMAEVEFASVEASQQLEVPEWFSQEVTEDPHYTNSHLASSQQIPDARI; this is translated from the coding sequence ATGGCAAAAGAGATTGAACGCAAATTTTTAGTAAGAGAACTCCCTGATTTTGTAACTACTCAGTACAAAGGTATTCCTATACAACAGGCTTATCTGACAGAGGATACCAGCGGACGGCAGATCCGGGTCCGTAGCAAAGGAGAACATTACTACCTAACTGTTAAAGGTCAGGGATTCTTAGAAAGAGAAGAAGTAGAAATAGAACTTACGGCCGATCAGTTTAATGCGCTATGGCCACTCGCTGCGCCAAGGAGCATTAAAAAGAAACGCTTTAAGATACCGCACGATCAGCACACCATTGAGTTAGATGTTTTTGAAGACAAACTCAGTGGGCTGGTGATGGCCGAGGTAGAATTTGCCTCAGTAGAAGCAAGCCAGCAACTAGAAGTACCCGAGTGGTTTAGCCAGGAAGTTACAGAAGACCCTCACTATACCAACAGCCATCTGGCCAGTAGCCAGCAGATACCCGATGCTCGTATTTAG
- a CDS encoding AEC family transporter translates to MLKFLEALLPIFGVVILGQVFYRYNFPGKAFWPLADRLTYYVLLPALLISKIAEARLSDTSILPMAGLLVLATLLVSLLLIIVQRIARIKPARFTSVFQGSIRPNTYVGLAAAGALYQEQGLALTAIAIALVVPLVNVLSVAVFTLYIPQSSRDWKSLSRTFITNPLIVACLLGIVLNFLGLPEGGLEFMNIFSRAALPLGLLSVGAGLNFKALQHSLGVISLTSSCKLLALPSLLMLLFYLVQMEGVSREVALVYASVPGAISSYILARQMGGDSELMAGILTFETFLAIFSIPFILWLYT, encoded by the coding sequence ATGCTTAAGTTTCTGGAAGCACTGCTGCCAATTTTTGGAGTTGTTATTTTAGGGCAGGTATTTTACCGCTACAATTTTCCTGGCAAAGCCTTTTGGCCTTTAGCTGACCGGCTCACTTATTATGTACTACTTCCTGCTTTGCTTATCAGCAAAATAGCAGAGGCCCGGCTCAGCGATACAAGCATATTGCCTATGGCGGGTTTGTTAGTGCTAGCCACACTTTTGGTCTCTTTACTACTGATAATTGTTCAGCGGATAGCCAGGATTAAGCCCGCTCGCTTTACTTCGGTTTTTCAGGGAAGTATCAGGCCTAATACTTATGTAGGACTGGCCGCAGCCGGAGCTTTGTACCAGGAACAGGGACTTGCGCTAACGGCTATTGCCATAGCCCTAGTAGTACCTTTGGTAAACGTACTGAGCGTGGCAGTTTTTACTTTGTATATTCCGCAGTCCAGTAGAGACTGGAAATCACTTAGCCGAACTTTTATCACCAACCCTCTTATAGTAGCTTGTTTGCTAGGCATTGTCCTCAACTTTCTGGGTCTGCCGGAAGGTGGCCTAGAGTTTATGAACATATTTAGCCGTGCAGCTTTACCACTTGGACTACTTTCGGTAGGTGCCGGACTCAACTTTAAAGCGCTTCAACACTCATTGGGAGTAATCAGCCTTACTTCGTCCTGCAAATTACTGGCTTTACCCAGCCTGCTGATGCTACTATTCTACCTGGTACAGATGGAAGGTGTAAGCCGTGAAGTAGCATTGGTATATGCGTCTGTGCCGGGTGCTATATCTTCTTATATACTTGCCCGGCAGATGGGAGGCGATAGCGAGCTAATGGCCGGCATACTCACCTTTGAGACTTTTCTGGCAATTTTTAGTATTCCGTTTATTCTTTGGCTTTACACCTGA
- a CDS encoding n-acetylglutamate synthase, with the protein MPYNLHHKKFRAITNTDNGEVSSQTLFHYHQEDDLVWAVYQGGGIRKGTLVGQWREGNLLEFRYQHLSTDGTFKSGECISRPELKVDGKLRLHETWQWTSGDKSRGTSVIEEI; encoded by the coding sequence ATGCCATACAATCTGCACCACAAAAAATTCAGGGCCATCACCAATACAGACAATGGCGAAGTTAGTAGTCAAACCCTATTTCATTATCATCAGGAAGATGATTTGGTATGGGCTGTTTATCAGGGCGGAGGTATACGTAAAGGTACCTTGGTAGGTCAGTGGCGAGAAGGTAATCTTCTGGAGTTTCGCTACCAGCATTTAAGTACAGACGGAACGTTTAAAAGTGGAGAGTGTATATCCAGACCCGAACTGAAAGTAGACGGTAAACTCAGGCTGCACGAAACATGGCAATGGACGAGCGGAGACAAAAGCAGAGGCACATCTGTAATAGAAGAAATTTAA
- a CDS encoding PhzF family phenazine biosynthesis protein gives MAKTIQISQIDAFTNQAFGGNPAAVCITDKPLPEELMQNIAMEMNLAETAFLVKKDEGYHLRWFTPATEVKLCGHATLASAFVLWQKGLLSAEEDALFYTLSGELRASKEGEYIVLDFPATPAQEVDNPQLSQLTAAKPIFVGKNEYDYLLVFEKEKDVLEFKPDFNQMGTIECRGIIVSAPSSDGMLDIVSRFFAPACGINEDPVTGSAHCTLAPYWSAVMNKNGLKAYQASARGGHLELVLQGDRVKLKGQAVAIMEASLLLPS, from the coding sequence ATGGCAAAAACAATTCAGATAAGCCAGATAGATGCCTTTACGAATCAGGCATTTGGGGGTAACCCCGCAGCAGTATGTATAACGGACAAGCCTCTGCCAGAAGAGCTGATGCAGAATATAGCGATGGAAATGAACCTGGCAGAAACCGCTTTTTTGGTAAAAAAAGATGAGGGCTATCATCTTCGGTGGTTTACGCCGGCTACCGAGGTAAAGCTGTGCGGACATGCTACTCTGGCCAGCGCCTTTGTGCTTTGGCAAAAGGGTTTATTGTCTGCCGAAGAAGACGCGCTTTTCTACACTTTGAGCGGTGAGCTTAGAGCCAGCAAAGAAGGTGAATACATTGTACTGGATTTTCCGGCTACTCCCGCCCAAGAAGTAGATAACCCTCAGCTCAGCCAGCTTACAGCCGCCAAGCCGATATTTGTAGGCAAAAACGAATACGATTACCTGCTGGTGTTTGAGAAGGAAAAAGATGTGCTTGAGTTTAAGCCCGACTTCAACCAGATGGGTACTATAGAGTGTAGAGGTATTATTGTAAGTGCACCCTCATCAGATGGTATGCTAGACATTGTTTCCCGTTTTTTTGCACCTGCTTGCGGTATTAATGAAGATCCGGTTACCGGTTCTGCGCATTGTACACTGGCGCCTTACTGGTCAGCGGTAATGAACAAGAACGGACTAAAGGCCTATCAGGCTTCTGCTCGTGGAGGACATCTGGAGCTTGTACTTCAGGGAGACAGAGTGAAGCTCAAAGGCCAGGCCGTAGCTATTATGGAAGCCAGCCTGCTGTTACCCTCTTAA
- a CDS encoding GMC oxidoreductase, whose protein sequence is MYIQGDAKKEMTYDAIVIGSGISGGWAAKELCEQGLKTLVLERGRQVEHVKDYPTTNKFPWEIPHRGRFTPEFAKENPIVDRCYAFDEATEHFFVKDKEHPYVQEKPFDWIRGYQVGGKSLIWARQTQRWSDYEFEAPARDGFAVDWPIRYKDLAPWYAHVEKFVGISGNRDGIDNLPDSEVLPPFELNCVEKHIRDRVKEQYTDRQVIIGRCAHLTEPQEIHLQQGRGKCQARHLCYRGCPFGAYFSSNSSTIPWASKTGNLTLRPDSVVHSIIYDEAKGKAVGVRVIDAHSKEMMEYYARIVFVNAAALNSNLILLNSTSNRFPNGLGNDNELLGKYVAFHNYRGSMLATYEGFEDQYYHGRRPTTAFIPSFRNVRQQETDFLRGYMVAFSASRMGWNRGMQEAARFGGAWKDELSQPGMWQVYMMMQGETVPREENHVRLSEDQKDPFGIPQLVTSISYDDNDEKVLQDFMEQGTEMLEKSGCANIRTMDSGQAPGLDIHEMGGVRMGKDPKSSLLNQWNQLHECKNVFVTDGACMTSVGNQNPSLTFMALTARAANHAVEEMKKGNL, encoded by the coding sequence ATGTATATTCAGGGTGACGCTAAAAAAGAAATGACCTACGATGCCATTGTTATTGGCTCAGGAATTAGTGGTGGCTGGGCAGCCAAAGAGTTGTGTGAGCAGGGGCTGAAAACACTGGTATTAGAAAGAGGCCGACAGGTAGAGCATGTCAAGGATTATCCTACCACAAATAAATTTCCGTGGGAGATACCTCACCGAGGACGTTTTACACCAGAGTTTGCCAAGGAGAACCCGATTGTAGATCGTTGCTACGCTTTTGATGAGGCTACCGAGCACTTCTTCGTCAAAGATAAGGAGCATCCTTATGTGCAGGAGAAGCCCTTTGACTGGATTAGAGGTTATCAGGTAGGAGGAAAGTCACTCATATGGGCCAGACAAACACAGCGCTGGAGCGATTATGAGTTTGAGGCTCCGGCCCGCGATGGTTTTGCGGTAGACTGGCCTATCCGTTACAAAGATCTGGCACCCTGGTACGCTCATGTAGAAAAATTTGTTGGCATCAGTGGTAATCGGGATGGTATAGATAATCTACCAGATAGTGAGGTGCTACCTCCTTTTGAGCTTAATTGTGTGGAGAAGCATATACGAGACAGAGTTAAAGAACAGTATACTGACCGTCAGGTAATTATTGGGCGTTGTGCTCACCTTACCGAGCCGCAGGAGATACACCTGCAACAAGGTAGGGGCAAATGCCAGGCACGGCACCTGTGTTACAGAGGTTGTCCTTTTGGAGCCTATTTCAGCTCAAATTCTTCTACCATTCCCTGGGCCTCTAAAACCGGCAATCTAACTTTACGCCCAGACTCCGTAGTACACTCAATCATTTACGATGAAGCCAAGGGCAAAGCCGTAGGTGTTCGGGTAATTGATGCACACTCTAAAGAGATGATGGAGTACTACGCACGTATTGTATTTGTTAATGCGGCAGCGCTTAACTCTAATTTAATTCTACTTAACTCTACCTCTAATCGTTTCCCTAATGGGCTGGGTAATGATAATGAGCTGCTTGGCAAATATGTAGCCTTCCACAACTATCGCGGTAGTATGCTGGCAACCTACGAAGGGTTTGAGGATCAGTACTATCATGGTCGCCGTCCCACTACGGCATTTATACCTTCATTCAGAAATGTGCGCCAGCAGGAAACCGACTTTTTAAGAGGATATATGGTGGCGTTTAGTGCTTCTCGTATGGGCTGGAATCGTGGCATGCAGGAGGCAGCACGTTTTGGCGGAGCGTGGAAAGATGAACTTTCTCAACCAGGGATGTGGCAGGTGTATATGATGATGCAGGGAGAGACAGTGCCCCGTGAAGAAAATCACGTACGACTGAGCGAAGACCAGAAAGATCCATTTGGTATACCACAGCTGGTAACCTCTATCAGCTATGATGATAATGATGAAAAAGTGCTACAGGATTTTATGGAGCAGGGCACAGAAATGCTGGAGAAGTCTGGCTGTGCAAATATTCGTACTATGGACAGTGGTCAGGCTCCCGGACTGGATATACACGAAATGGGCGGGGTAAGAATGGGTAAAGATCCTAAAAGCTCTCTGCTTAACCAATGGAATCAGCTTCACGAATGTAAGAATGTCTTTGTTACAGATGGGGCCTGCATGACTTCAGTAGGTAATCAGAATCCTTCACTTACTTTTATGGCACTTACTGCCCGTGCTGCCAATCATGCAGTAGAAGAAATGAAAAAAGGCAACTTATAG
- a CDS encoding permease — MDSFFKQYAEAATTSLGFFWMALWAFVLGYAVSSMIQVFVTQERMKRTMGRADSKSVLLGTFFGFISSSCSFSALATTKSLFKKGAGFVPSMAFLLASTNLVIELGIIISIFLSWQFVVGEYVGGILLILISWLLIRLTKPSKLIKKARERLGQGDEHQMEETNWKKRIRSIQGWQQVSMKYFMEWKMVWKDVTVGFTLAGIIASFVPSSFFETLFIGSGGSEQAGSLSFLTLLEHVVVGPLAAFCTFIGSMGNIPLASLLYSNGVSFAGVMAFIFSDLVVFPVLRINAKYYGWKMSLYILFLLFTALIATSLLMHYGFLWLDILPQSQGKSAADQDHFKIDYTFFLNLAFLIISGIFAYLAFGKKNKAGHHHHEMADKGAVETVLKYLAIISYVWLAGGLIVKFFVL; from the coding sequence ATGGACTCATTTTTTAAACAGTATGCAGAGGCCGCTACCACTTCATTAGGCTTTTTCTGGATGGCTCTCTGGGCATTTGTATTAGGTTATGCGGTAAGCAGCATGATACAGGTTTTTGTAACTCAGGAGCGCATGAAGCGCACTATGGGCCGAGCCGATAGTAAGTCTGTACTTTTGGGTACTTTTTTCGGTTTTATCAGCAGCTCGTGTAGCTTTTCTGCTTTAGCTACTACCAAATCCCTATTTAAAAAAGGAGCAGGTTTTGTGCCTTCTATGGCTTTTCTGCTGGCCTCTACCAATTTGGTCATTGAGCTGGGCATTATCATTTCTATTTTCTTAAGCTGGCAGTTTGTGGTAGGCGAGTATGTAGGAGGTATACTTCTGATCTTAATCTCATGGCTGCTGATACGGCTTACCAAGCCAAGTAAACTTATTAAAAAGGCAAGAGAAAGGCTAGGGCAGGGGGATGAGCATCAGATGGAAGAAACTAACTGGAAGAAGCGTATCCGCAGTATCCAGGGCTGGCAGCAAGTGAGCATGAAGTATTTTATGGAGTGGAAAATGGTCTGGAAAGATGTAACTGTAGGCTTTACTCTCGCGGGCATTATTGCTTCCTTTGTACCTTCCAGCTTTTTTGAGACCCTTTTTATTGGAAGTGGGGGCAGCGAACAAGCAGGTAGCTTAAGTTTTTTAACATTGCTGGAACATGTAGTAGTTGGCCCTCTGGCCGCTTTCTGTACCTTTATCGGCTCTATGGGTAATATCCCTCTGGCCTCATTGCTGTATAGCAATGGCGTGAGTTTCGCGGGAGTCATGGCTTTTATTTTTAGTGATCTGGTGGTTTTTCCAGTACTAAGAATAAATGCCAAATACTATGGATGGAAAATGTCACTCTATATACTTTTTCTTCTCTTTACAGCCTTAATTGCTACCTCTCTGCTCATGCATTATGGCTTTCTGTGGTTAGACATACTTCCGCAATCGCAAGGCAAAAGTGCTGCTGATCAAGACCACTTTAAAATAGATTATACCTTCTTTTTAAATCTGGCATTTCTAATTATTTCTGGCATTTTCGCCTATCTCGCTTTTGGCAAAAAAAATAAAGCGGGACATCATCATCATGAAATGGCAGATAAAGGCGCAGTAGAAACGGTGCTTAAGTACCTGGCTATTATTTCATATGTATGGCTGGCAGGTGGACTCATCGTTAAGTTTTTTGTTTTATAA
- a CDS encoding MFS transporter, whose product MVKSRDWILVIIVFSQFACTSLWFASNAVMPGLIQEFNFALSDLGSITSAVQFGFIVGTLSYALLTLADRFSPSKVFFLSAVAAAAFNLGLSWGEHSVMSVLGLRFACGFFLAGIYPVGMKIASDYFETGLGKALGYLVGALVLGTAFPHLLNSLELNFSWRFIFFITSALALSGGLLIWLLVPNGPYRKLSQKLKWSALFSVFKNRKFRMASWGYFGHMWELYAFWAFIPVLLLHYQQLQQQALRVSVISFFTIAIGGLACVISGWASQKYGSKVAASISLLGSGVCCLLSPLAFYMPPALLLIFLLIWGMLVVADSPQFSALVARHAPASNRGTALTIVNSIGFSITIISIQLLSLLLHHLEIHFLFLVLVAGPLVGLAAMRRFGKEEF is encoded by the coding sequence ATGGTTAAAAGCAGAGACTGGATTTTAGTAATTATCGTATTTTCACAGTTTGCATGCACCTCTTTATGGTTTGCCAGTAATGCGGTTATGCCTGGGCTTATACAAGAATTTAACTTTGCGCTTAGCGATTTAGGAAGTATTACCTCAGCAGTTCAGTTTGGTTTTATTGTGGGAACGCTTAGCTATGCTTTGCTTACTTTGGCAGATCGTTTTTCCCCTTCCAAAGTGTTTTTTTTAAGTGCAGTAGCCGCTGCTGCTTTTAACTTAGGACTTAGCTGGGGAGAGCATAGCGTAATGTCAGTACTAGGGCTGCGCTTTGCCTGTGGTTTTTTTCTGGCAGGCATTTATCCGGTAGGCATGAAAATAGCCTCCGACTATTTTGAAACAGGCTTAGGCAAAGCTTTAGGTTATTTGGTAGGAGCATTGGTGTTAGGCACAGCATTTCCTCATTTGCTCAATAGCCTGGAGCTAAATTTTTCATGGCGTTTTATATTCTTCATCACCTCCGCACTAGCCCTAAGTGGAGGCTTGCTTATATGGTTGCTGGTGCCTAATGGGCCTTATCGTAAGCTTAGCCAGAAGCTCAAATGGTCTGCATTATTTAGCGTATTCAAAAATCGTAAATTTCGTATGGCTTCCTGGGGCTATTTTGGGCATATGTGGGAGCTGTATGCCTTTTGGGCTTTTATTCCTGTATTGCTTCTGCATTACCAGCAATTGCAGCAACAGGCACTGCGTGTTTCAGTGATTTCTTTTTTTACAATTGCTATCGGAGGCCTGGCTTGTGTTATCAGTGGGTGGGCTTCCCAGAAATATGGTAGTAAAGTTGCTGCCAGTATAAGCCTTTTAGGTTCTGGTGTTTGTTGCTTACTTTCTCCTTTAGCATTTTATATGCCTCCCGCCCTTCTATTAATATTTCTTCTGATCTGGGGTATGCTGGTAGTAGCAGACTCCCCTCAGTTTTCTGCTTTGGTAGCTCGTCATGCTCCTGCCTCAAATAGAGGTACCGCATTAACTATTGTCAACAGTATTGGGTTTTCAATTACCATTATAAGCATTCAACTTCTGAGTTTGCTACTTCATCATCTTGAAATACACTTTCTTTTTTTAGTATTAGTTGCCGGACCACTAGTGGGGCTTGCAGCTATGCGCAGGTTTGGTAAAGAAGAGTTTTAA
- the msrB gene encoding peptide-methionine (R)-S-oxide reductase MsrB, whose protein sequence is MIDWNDVIKYANQGSPEPDRRVEKTDDEWRKELSPEQFRITRLKGTEAAFSGELCHAHDPGQYACICCGTVLFDSTLKFESSSGWPSFTEPAKDNVIKYEKDTSYGMVRVEVMCNVCDGHLGHVFPDGPPPSGLRYCINSESIKLLKEAE, encoded by the coding sequence ATGATAGATTGGAATGACGTGATAAAATATGCCAATCAGGGCAGCCCAGAACCTGACCGTAGAGTAGAAAAAACTGATGATGAGTGGCGTAAAGAACTAAGTCCGGAGCAGTTTAGAATTACCCGCCTTAAAGGTACAGAAGCAGCTTTTTCAGGCGAGTTATGCCATGCGCACGATCCGGGGCAATATGCCTGCATTTGTTGTGGCACTGTACTATTTGACTCTACACTAAAATTTGAATCCAGCTCTGGCTGGCCAAGCTTTACCGAGCCCGCAAAAGATAATGTTATCAAATATGAAAAAGATACATCTTATGGAATGGTAAGGGTAGAGGTTATGTGCAATGTCTGTGATGGACACTTAGGGCATGTATTTCCTGATGGCCCTCCACCCAGTGGTTTACGCTACTGTATCAATTCAGAATCTATAAAGCTATTGAAAGAAGCTGAATAG
- a CDS encoding PorP/SprF family type IX secretion system membrane protein — protein MEPTRNLRNIAIALPEDKNTRLLHYFYIKVALVIVLFKIISTLPAQAQDPQFSQFFAAPLYLNPAFTGTTKEHRFVANYRNQWRNIANGYVTYAFSYDYNMSDARSGFGVMASVDKAGAVAMGTTNIGFLYSYKIKLSNDWVLTPGLHFAYGSRGIDKDKVVLLDQLAYGDGSAPSNDPLVFSLKDSDYFDFGSGLLLYSKTFWAGISAYHMNEPNITMIGDNSKLAMKASIHGGARIRLYNGPFRKNKIPSIAPSFILKKQGSIEQLDLGVNFHYDPVMVGLWYRGMPAKENIEESTISQDALIFLVGMKYQQIEFGYSYDISVSSLGPSSGGAHEVSLAYKIHNLKRRKPKVKYKEIPCPAFLLDNM, from the coding sequence ATGGAACCTACAAGAAATCTCAGAAACATAGCTATTGCGCTTCCAGAGGATAAAAACACAAGATTACTTCACTATTTCTATATAAAAGTAGCATTGGTGATAGTGCTATTTAAGATAATCAGCACCTTACCTGCTCAGGCACAGGATCCTCAATTCAGCCAGTTTTTCGCCGCCCCTCTTTACCTAAACCCCGCTTTTACAGGAACTACGAAAGAGCACCGTTTTGTAGCTAACTACAGAAACCAGTGGAGAAATATTGCCAATGGCTACGTAACGTACGCTTTCTCTTACGACTATAATATGAGCGACGCACGTAGCGGTTTTGGGGTAATGGCATCTGTAGATAAGGCAGGCGCGGTAGCCATGGGTACTACCAACATAGGTTTTCTGTATTCTTACAAAATTAAATTGTCTAACGACTGGGTGTTAACACCAGGCTTACACTTTGCGTATGGTTCTCGTGGTATTGATAAGGACAAAGTAGTTTTGCTAGACCAGCTTGCCTACGGAGATGGTTCCGCTCCTTCTAACGACCCTTTGGTTTTCTCATTAAAAGACAGTGACTACTTTGACTTTGGTTCCGGCCTTTTGTTGTACAGTAAAACCTTTTGGGCAGGTATCTCCGCTTATCATATGAACGAGCCTAACATCACCATGATCGGCGATAACAGTAAACTAGCCATGAAAGCCTCTATACATGGGGGAGCCAGAATAAGGTTATACAATGGTCCTTTCAGAAAGAATAAAATCCCAAGCATTGCCCCTTCATTCATCCTGAAGAAGCAGGGAAGTATAGAGCAGTTAGATTTGGGGGTTAACTTCCATTACGATCCGGTAATGGTAGGCCTTTGGTACAGAGGAATGCCAGCAAAAGAAAATATTGAAGAGAGCACTATTAGCCAGGATGCCTTAATTTTTCTGGTGGGCATGAAATATCAGCAGATAGAGTTTGGGTATAGCTACGATATCAGTGTATCATCTCTGGGCCCAAGCTCAGGAGGAGCACACGAGGTTTCCCTGGCTTACAAAATTCACAACCTGAAGAGACGCAAGCCAAAGGTGAAGTATAAAGAAATACCTTGCCCTGCATTCCTTCTAGACAATATGTAA